A DNA window from Naumovozyma dairenensis CBS 421 chromosome 8, complete genome contains the following coding sequences:
- the NDAI0H00110 gene encoding uncharacterized protein, giving the protein MQYPIITVPKGQFTIIDGFLINLNSKVVTDLSSDESKTTLTPGGWYLLKNTYNPMSLTKLYFIDSNYMFTNKSVLLWILKPYIYVKFCERNSKYYCEPCTRHQATHKAISIPIVRLEETVSKYMVLEEPLTGTQEAYSGPFNQQLKDQQVCETLNTEHTITNNSDISMDQLKGFSLPDVKYIPEHYFIKIKPPITRLKVKNLEKKEEQDKVKELEVLQRSLFDMSLEKNYWRLRKMKEYFFSDGRSEDDFVTFKLIYEKSKTKLLQNIKYVSKSVFPSLISEWIRESNSSKATLFKISDSLMVTGGFLVDIIEKKIINPNEQDYLRNLTDEEKEYIEECDLVDWNILKLTKHPYAVDSPQLFDTLNANNEDFYEDKNGDLWIVPPTEYKGALTPRKYRSIPLHFKSFGWRHIYEPLKKVPLPENPFANDSLESLLGGYHESKDLQDEEYFTFLKDVATLVSYDQQRSYYIKSFNELKSLYIASQGQ; this is encoded by the coding sequence ATGCAGTATCCGATTATTACGGTACCGAAAGGTCAATTCACTATTATTGATGGTTTCCTAATCAACCTCAATAGCAAAGTTGTTACAGACTTATCATCAGATGAAAGTAAAACAACGCTAACACCTGGTGGTTGGTACTTGCTGAAAAATACTTACAATCCAATGTCTTTAACCAAACTATACTTTATTGATTCAAATTATATGTTTACTAATAAGAGTGTACTGCTTTGGATATTGAAACCATACATCTATGTCAAGTTTTGTGAAAGGAATAGCAAATACTACTGTGAACCATGTACCAGGCATCAAGCCACTCATAAAGCTATATCTATTCCCATTGTAAGATTAGAAGAGACTGTGAGTAAATATATGGTCTTAGAGGAACCATTAACGGGCACACAGGAAGCATACAGCGGGCCCTTTAACcaacaattaaaagatCAACAGGTTTGCGAAACTCTAAACACAGAACACACCATAACAAATAATTCTGATATATCTATGGATCAGCTAAAAGGTTTCTCTCTACCAGATGTCAAATATATTCCTGAGCATTATTTCATCAAGATCAAACCACCTATTACCCGACTTAAAGTCAAgaatttagaaaagaaagaagaacaagacaAGGTCAAAGAATTGGAAGTCTTACAACGAAGTTTATTTGATATGAGTTTAGAGAAGAACTACTGGCGACTTCGAAAAATGAAAGAGTATTTTTTCTCAGACGGGAGATCCGAAGATGACTTTGTTACGTTTAAACTAATATACGAGAAAAGCAAAACAAAACTGcttcaaaatataaagtaTGTTAGCAAATCTGTATTTCCAAGTCTAATAAGTGAATGGATTAGAGAATCAAATTCTTCGAAGGCAACTTTGTTCAAAATATCAGATTCATTGATGGTTACCGGTGGATTTCTTGTTGACATAatagagaagaagataattaACCCCAATGAGCAAGACTATTTACGAAATCTTACCGATgaggaaaaagaatatattgagGAGTGTGATCTCGTTGattggaatatattaaaattaacAAAACATCCGTATGCTGTTGATTCGCCACAGTTATTTGATACATTAAACGCAAATAATGAGGATTTCtatgaagataaaaatgGGGATTTGTGGATTGTTCCACCTACTGAATATAAAGGTGCGTTAACTCCACGAAAATACAGGTCTATACCACTTCATTTTAAAAGTTTTGGATGGAGACATATATACGAACCGCTGAAGAAGGTGCCACTACCGGAAAATCCATTTGCCAATGATAGCTTAGAGAGTTTACTTGGAGGATATCATGAAAGTAAAGACTTACAAGACGAAGAATATTTCACGTTCCTCAAGGATGTAGCCACATTAGTGAGTTATGA
- the URA1 gene encoding dihydroorotate dehydrogenase: MTVSLATKFLDYTYENPFMNASGVHCMTTKDLDELATSEAGAFITKSATTSLREGNPEPRYFSVPLGSINSMGLPNKGIDYYLSYVLERQRKFPDEGPIFFSVAGMSVEENLKLLKIIQESDFKGITELNLSCPNVPGKPQVAYDFELTKEILEKVFSFFKKPLGIKLPPYFDFAHFDIMADILNQFPLSYVNSINSIGNGLYVDIDKESVVIKPKNGFGGIGGEYVKPTALANVRAFYTRLNKNIKIFGTGGITTGKDAFEHLLCGATMLQIGTELQKDGISVFDRVQKELIEIMEEKGYETIDEFRGKLASI, translated from the coding sequence ATGACTGTATCACTTGCTACTAAATTTTTAGATTACACATATGAAAATCCATTCATGAATGCATCTGGTGTACATTGTATGACAACAAAGGATTTGGATGAATTAGCTACATCAGAAGCTGGTGCTTTCATTACTAAAAGTGCAACTACATCTTTGAGAGAAGGAAACCCAGAACCAAGATATTTTTCAGTGCCGCTTGGGAGTATAAACTCGATGGGATTACCAAACAAAGGTATTGACTACTACTTATCTTATGTTTTGGAACGTCAAAGAAAATTCCCAGACGAAGGGccaattttcttttctgtaGCAGGGATGAGTgtggaagaaaatttaaaactTTTAAAGATAATTCAAGAGAGTGATTTTAAAGGAATTACCGAATTAAATTTATCCTGTCCTAATGTACCAGGCAAACCACAGGTAGCATATGATTTCGAATTGACGAAGGAAATCTTAGAAAAGGTGTTTagtttttttaaaaaacCGTTAGGTATCAAATTACCACcttattttgattttgcCCATTTTGATATAATGGCAGATATTTTAAATCAATTCCCACTAAGCTATGTAAACTCAATCAATAGTATCGGTAATGGACTTTACGTTGATATCGACAAAGAAAGTGTTGTCATTAAACCTAAGAACGGATTTGGTGGTATTGGCGGTGAATATGTTAAACCAACAGCTTTGGCTAATGTGAGAGCCTTTTATACCCGcttaaataaaaatattaagatATTTGGTACTGGTGGTATTACTACAGGAAAAGATGCTTTTGAACATTTATTATGTGGCGCAACAATGCTTCAAATTGGAACAGAACTACAAAAAGATGGTATCTCTGTTTTTGATCGAGTCCAGAAAGAATTGATAGAAATAATGGAGGAGAAAGGTTATGAAACAATTGACGAATTTCGTGGGAAGTTAGCCAGTATATGA
- the ARR3 gene encoding Arr3p, with the protein MKRSTWLQIIKKLSWTDILLPFTIIISIIIGLVISEYCENARKPFTPSPHQNLVGVSIPLAVGMVIMMLPPLCNVEWEVLPSYIWSPYIGKQLIYSLVLNWIICPFIMFGLAWLVLFKEPEYREGIIMIGMARCIAMVITWNQISGGDMMLCVVIVIINSLLQMVLYAPYQIFFCYVITGTSYNHNVNVYSDVAKSVGVFLGIPLGAGFIIRFASFALVGKENFNKRVMPLIKPWGLIAFHYTIIVIFIGNGHSFLHHIGSAFLCFVPLTLYFIITWFGCFFLMRVLTRSKRENPSSATTNDNETDCNCEKQLLLDGKYYGKKTCSADFPITMTQCFTAASNNFELSLAVAVSLYGNSSKQAIAATFGPLLEVPILLILAIFSKYFEHAFIWRNSQVVIEETDKEKV; encoded by the coding sequence ATGAAACGTAGTACATGGTTGcagataataaagaaactgTCTTGGACAGATATCTTGCTTCCATTTACTATTATAATATCCATTATTATCGGTTTAGTTATCTCAGAATATTGTGAAAATGCTCGAAAGCCTTTTACACCATCGCCTCATCAAAATTTGGTAGGAGTATCCATTCCCTTAGCTGTTGGGATGGTTATTATGATGTTGCCGCCTTTATGTAATGTAGAATGGGAGGTATTACCTTCCTATATTTGGAGTCCATATATTGGGAAACAGTTGATCTATTCTTTGGTGCTAAATTGGATAATATGTCCATTTATCATGTTCGGATTAGCATGGCTCGTCTTATTTAAGGAACCAGAGTATCGTGAAGGTATCATAATGATTGGTATGGCCAGATGTATTGCAATGGTGATTACTTGGAATCAGATCTCGGGAGGAGATATGATGCTTTGTGTCgtcattgttattataaaTTCTCTTTTACAAATGGTACTATATGCCCcttatcaaatatttttttgctATGTTATTACTGGGACGTCCTACAATCATAATGTAAATGTTTACAGTGATGTTGCTAAGTCTGTGGGTGTATTTTTAGGTATTCCTTTGGGAGCAGGCTTTATCATCAGATTCGCAAGTTTTGCACTAGTAGGCAAAGAAAACTTTAACAAACGAGTCATGCCCCTTATCAAACCATGGGGATTAATCGCGTTCCATTACACAATTATTGTGATATTTATTGGAAATGGCCACAGTTTCCTGCACCACATCGGGTCGGCATTCCTTTGCTTTGTTCCTTTAACTCTTTACTTCATAATTACATGGTTCGGCTGCTTTTTCCTAATGCGAGTGTTAACCAGAAGCAAAAGAGAAAATCCTTCATCAGCTACCACGAATGACAATGAAACCGATTGTAATTGCGAAAAACAATTACTGCTTGACGGTAAATATTACGGTAAAAAAACTTGTAGTGCAGATTTTCCAATTACCATGACTCAATGTTTTACGGCGGCTTCGAATAATTTCGAACTTTCGCTAGCTGTAGCAGTTTCGTTATATGGGAACTCTAGTAAACAAGCAATAGCCGCAACATTTGGTCCTTTATTGGAAGTACCAATCTTACTAATATTAGCTATCTTTTCGAAATATTTCGAGCATGCATTCATATGGAGGAACAGCCAAGTTGTTATTGAGGAGACTGACAAAGAAAAGGTATAA